One segment of Solanum stenotomum isolate F172 chromosome 1, ASM1918654v1, whole genome shotgun sequence DNA contains the following:
- the LOC125865781 gene encoding uncharacterized protein LOC125865781, whose protein sequence is MRSMSIPKEPEQVMKRRDGSVLGKKTILKSDHFPGCQNKRLSPHIDGAPNYRKADSLHVHGVAIPTVEGIQNVLDHIGTKLSGKKTHILWINLREEPVLYINGRPFVLREVERPFSNLEYTGINRTRVEEMEDRLKEDVLQEAARYGNKILVTDELPDGQMVDQWEPVTYDSVKTPLQVYEELQSKEYLVEYERVPITDEKSPKELDFDILVHRVSQADVKTQIIFNCQMGRGRTTTGMVIATLVYLNRIGASGIPRSNSIGRVSDCISNLNDTLANSEEAIRRGEYTVIRSLIRVLEGGVEGKRQVDKVIDKCSSMQNLREAIAIYRNSILRQPDEMKREAALSFFVEYLERYYFLICFAVYLYTQRDALFAGSSAHCSFSDWMKARPELYSIIRRLLRRDPMGALGYVSLEPSLAKLVDSTDDRPSEMGQVAALRNGEVLGPQTVLKSDHCPGCQHPGLPEILEGAPNFREIPGFPVYGVANPTVSGIRSVIQRIGSSKGGRPVFWHNMREEPVIYINGKPFVLREVERPYKNMLEYTGIDRERVEKMEARLKDDIMREAERYQGAIMVIHETDDGQIFDAWEHVSSDAVQTPVEVFKCLEADGFPIKYARVPITDGKAPRSSDFDVLSFNIASASKDTAFVFNCQMGIGRTTTGTVTACLLKLRIDRGRPIRVLHDASNPDLDGDMSSSDESEGQSHPPASLVLKSRPQTHTNDAFGINDILLLWKITRLFDNGVECREALDAIIDRCSALQNIRQAVLQYRKLFNQQHNEPRERRVALNRGAEYLERYFRLIAFAAYLGSEAFDGFCGQGESRMTFKDWLHQRPEVQAMKWSIRLRPGRFFTIPEELRAPHESQHGDAVMEAIVKDRNGSVLGKGSILKMYFFPGQRTSSHIQIHGAPHVYRVDGYPIYSMATPTIAGAKEMLTYLGANQASKERFAKRVILTDLREEAVVYINGTPFVLRELNKPVESLKHVGITGSLVEHLEARLKDDIQCEIRQSGGRMLLHREEFNPTSNQVSIIGYWENIFVDDVKTPAEVYASLKYEGYDITYRRIPLTREKDALSSDIDAIQYCKDDAAGSYLFVSHTGFGGIAYAMAIICLRLEAEAKLSLDIHRPFESTGLPCSPLENFNVQISDEEARKMGDYRDILSLTRVLVHGPESKTDVDAVIERCAGAGHLGEDIVQYSQELERKLDDDEERRAYLMDMGIRALRRYFFLITFRSYLYSSSPAELTFKEWMDARPELGHLCNNLRI, encoded by the exons GTGCTATATATTAATGGACGCCCGTTTGTCTTGCGTGAAGTAGAAAGGCCCTTCTCTAATCTCGAATATACG gGAATTAACAGGACAAGAGTGGAGGAAATGGAGGATCGTTTGAAAGAAGACGTTCTGCAAGAAGCTGCAAG ATACGGAAATAAGATCCTTGTAACTGATGAGCTTCCTGATGGTCAGATGGTGGATCAATGGGAACCAGTAACATATGATTCTGTGAAAACACCCTTACAG GTGTATGAGGAGCTGCAATCAAAAGAGTACCTGGTTGAATATGAACGTGTTCCTATTACCGACGAAAAATCACCTAAAGAGCTGGATTTTGATATTCTA GTTCATAGAGTTTCCCAAGCTGATGTGAAGACCcagattatttttaattgcCAAATGGGACGTGGGAGAACAACGACAGGAATGGTGATTGCTACATTGGTGTACCTTAATCGTATCGGGGCTTCTG GAATTCCGAGGAGCAATTCCATTGGTAGAGTTTCTGACTGCATCTCCAATCTGAATGACACATTAGCAAACTCAGAGGAGGCAATCCGTAGAGGGGAATATACTGTAATTAGAAGCTTGATTCGAGTATTAGAG GGTGGTGTTGAAGGCAAAAGACAAGTGGATAAGGTCATAGACAAATGTTCCTCTATGCAG AACCTACGTGAAGCTATTGCCATATATCGCAATAGCATTTTGCGCCAACCTGATGAGATGAAGAGAGAGGCAGCACTTTCATTTTTTGTGGAGTACCTAGAAAGATATTACTTCCTCATATGTTTTGCTGTATATCTCTATACACAACGAGATGCACTTTTTGCTGGGTCCTCTGCTCATTGCAGCTTTAGTGATTGGATGAAAGCAAGACCGGAGTTATATAGTATAATCCGCAG GTTGCTAAGGAGAGACCCAATGGGAGCACTCGGCTATGTGAGCCTGGAACCTTCTCTTGCTAAATTAGTTGACTCTACTGATGATCGCCCTTCTGAGATGGGGCAAGTAGCTGCTTTGAGGAACGGAGAGGTTCTCGGACCGCAAACTGTTCTTAAGAGTGACCACTGCCCTGGCTGTCAACATCCTGGCTTGCCAGAAATATTAGAAGGCGCTCCTAACTTTAGAGAAATTCCAGGATTTCCTGTATATGGTGTTGCAAATCCAACTGTCAGTGGGATTCGATCTGTAATTCAAAGGATTGGTAGCTCCAAAGGTGGGCGTCCAGTTTTCTGGCACAATATGAGAGAAGAACCTGTTATCTACATCAACGGAAAACCATTTGTACTCCGTGAGGTTGAAAGGCCCTATAAAAATATGCTTGAATACACG GGCATCGATCGTGAAAGAGTGGAAAAAATGGAAGCTAGATTAAAGGATGACATTATGCGAGAAGCTGAACGTTATCAAGGAGCAATAATGGTTATTCATGAAACTGATGACGGTCAAATATTTGATGCTTGGGAACATGTGAGCTCTGATGCAGTTCAAACTCCTGTGGAGGTCTTTAAGTGCTTGGAGGCTGATGGTTTTCCTATAAAGTATGCTCGTGTTCCTATCACTGATGGCAAAGCTCCCAGAAGTTCTGACTTCGATGTATTGTCTTTTAATATAGCATCTGCTTCCAAGGATACTGCTTTTGTCTTTAATTGCCAG ATGGGTATAGGGAGGACTACTACTGGAACTGTAACTGCATGCCTTTTGAAATTACGTATTGATCGTGGGAGACCAATTAGAGTATTGCATGATGCATCAAATCCTGATTTAGATGGTGATATGTCAAGCAGTGATGAAAGTGAAGGCCAATCCCATCCACCTGCATCTTTAGTATTGAAAAGTAGACCTCAAACACACACCAATGATGCATTTGGGATAAATGACATCCTATTGCTCTGGAAAATAACAAGATTATTTGATAATGGGGTGGAATGCCGAGAGGCCTTAGATGCTATTATTGATCGATGTTCAGCTCTGCAGAACATACGCCAAGCAGTCTTGCAATACAGGAAGTTGTTTAATCAGCAGCATAATGAGCCTAGAGAAAGAAGAGTAGCACTAAATCGTGGTGCTGAATACTTGGAACGATATTTTCGTTTGATTGCTTTTGCTGCATATCTTGGTAGCGAAGCATTTGATGGATTTTGTGGACAAGGAGAATCGAGGATGACATTCAAAGATTGGCTGCACCAGAGGCCAGAGGTTCAAGCAATGAAGTGGTCAATCAGATTACGGCCTGGGAGATTCTTTACCATCCCT GAGGAACTAAGAGCTCCACATGAGTCACAACATGGAGATGCTGTTATGGAAGCTATTGTGAAAGATCGGAATGGCTCTGTTCTTGGTAAAGGGTCTATTCTCAAGATGTACTTCTTTCCTGGCCAAAGAACTTCCAGTCACATACAAATTCATGGTGCTCCTCATGTTTACAGG GTTGATGGATACCCCATTTATAGCATGGCAACACCTACAATTGCTGGTGCAAAGGAGATGTTGACTTACCTTGGTGCAAACCAGGCGTCAAAAGAAAGATTTGCTAAAAGAGTAATTTTAACTGATCTGAGAGAAGAGGCTGTTGTTTATATTAATGGAACACCCTTTGTTCTTAGAGAATTGAACAAGCCTGTTGAATCCTTGAAGCATGTTGGAATCACTGGTTCATTG GTGGAACACTTGGAGGCACGGTTAAAAGATGACATTCAATGTGAGATTAGACAATCTGGTGGTAGGATGCTTCTGCATCGTGAAGAGTTTAACCCGACTTCAAATCAAGTTAGTATCATTGGATATTGGGAAAACATATTTGTGGATGATGTTAAGACTCCTGCTGAGGTATATGCAAGCCTGAAGTATGAAGGGTATGACATAACCTATAGGAGGATACCGTTGACTAGAGAGAAAGATGCCCTGTCTTCCGATATTGATGCTATCCAATACTGTAAAGACGA CGCTGCAGGATCTTACCTTTTTGTATCACACACAGGATTTGGAGGGATTGCTTATGCAATGGCTATTATTTGTTTAAGGCTTGAAGCTGAGGCTAAATTGTCATTGGATATTCATCGACCATTTGAAAGTACTGGTCTTCCTTGTTCACCTCTAGAGAATTTCAATGTTCAAATTTCTGATGAAGAGGCACGGAAAATGGGTGACTATCGGGACATATTAAGCCTCACTAGGGTTCTTGTGCATGGCCCCGAGAGCAAGACAGACGTTGACGCTGTGATAGAAAG gTGTGCAGGTGCAGGTCATTTAGGAGAAGATATAGTTCAATATTCACAGGAGCTGGAAAGGAAATTAGATGACGATGAAGAACGTCGAGCATATCTTATGGATATGGGCATTAGAGCTTTAAG GCGATATTTTTTCCTGATCACATTTAGATCCTATCTCTACAGCAGTTCTCCAGCTGAGTTAACATTCAAAGAATGGATGGATGCAAGACCTGAACTTGGCCACCTATGTAATAACCTTAGAATCTGA
- the LOC125865924 gene encoding uncharacterized protein C24B11.05: protein MESVARSNTLKYECLLFDMDDTLYPLSSGVNLACRKNIEEYMLHHLNIEESEVPKMCLDLYREYGTTMAGLKELGYEFDNDKFHEYVHGRLPYEVLKPDPQLRNLLLSMPQRKIIFTNGDKAHAIRVLTKLGLGDCFEGIICFETLNPSLEDNATILCKPSLKAMEAAIQIANLDPNKTIFFDDSARNIASGKQAGLHTVVVGSSTLVAGADHALRSIHNIREALPHLWEKEGDLPQKIIQSNAAELTIVQA from the exons ATGGAAAGCGTTGCAAGGTCCAACACTCTTAAGTATGAGTGTCTGTTGTTTG ATATGGATGACACTTTGTATCCTCTTAGTTCAGGTGTCAACCTAGCTTGTCGCAAAAATATAGAAG AATATATGTTGCATCACCTGAATATTGAAGAAAGTGAAGTGCCAAAAATGTGCTTGGATTTATACAGAGAATACGGCACAACAATGGCAGGCttgaag GAGCTGGGGTACGAATTTGACAACGACAAGTTTCATGAATATGTGCATGGAAGATTGCCATATGAGGTGCTAAAACCTGATCCACAACTAAGGAACCTCCTACTTTCCATGCCACAACGCAAAATT ATATTTACAAATGGTGATAAAGCACATGCAATTAGAGTTCTGACCAAGTTGGGACTGGGAGATTGTTTTGAAGGTATTATATGCTTTGAAACTCTGAATCCTTCCTTAGAGGATAATGCTACTATTTTATGCAAGCCTTCTCTCAAAGCAATGGAGGCTGCTATTCAGATTGCAAACCTTGATCCAAACAAAACT ATTTTTTTCGACGATAGCGCTCGGAACATAGCAAGTGGTAAACAAGCTGGACTCCACACGGTGGTT GTGGGTAGCTCAACTTTGGTTGCAGGGGCAGATCACGCCTTGAGGAGCATACACAACATAAGAGAAGCCCTTCCTCATCTATGGGAAAAAGAAGGAGATTTACCGCAAAAAATTATCCAATCCAATGCTGCTGAATTAACCATAGTACAAGCATAA
- the LOC125865913 gene encoding uncharacterized protein LOC125865913, with amino-acid sequence MQVQYQLWWHTNTTSSLPLSSIFYRHEAIAAAAARHRHNTALSAATLTFRFNRNPNVTSRRYRLDTVTCSVDVGGNATVDDYDDGDTRNDTGEEGNEEEDGVETEIEKMGKNRRRIRSKVVVKASLQSVWKVLTDYERLADFIPGLAVCQLLEKEPNFARLLQIGEQDLAFGLKFNAKCVIDCYEKDLEDLPTGQRRDIEFKMVEGDFKIFEGKWSIEQCKTGGDQELDSLDESFHTTLSYIVDAEPKLWLPVRLIEGRLCKEIKINLQSVRDEAQKVYLSSFSSY; translated from the exons ATGCAAGTCCAGTACCAGTTGTGGTGGCATACGAATACCACGTCTTCACTCCCCCTATCTTCAATTTTCTACCGTCACGAAGCCATAGCAGCTGCTGCCGCACGGCACCGCCACAACACTGCCTTATCCGCCGCCACACTCACCTTCAGGTTCAACAGAAACCCTAACGTAACCTCTAGAAGATATCGTCTTGATACTGTCACGTGTTCTGTAGACGTCGGGGGAAACGCTACCGTTGACGATTATGACGATGGAGATACTCGGAATGATACGGGAGAAGAAGGCAATGAGGAGGAGGACGGCGTTGAGACTGAGATTGAAAAAATGGGGAAGAATCGTCGGAGGATTCGATCTAAGGTAGTTGTGAAGGCCAGCTTGCAGAGTGTTTGGAAAGTCCTTACTGATTATGAAAGATTAGCTGATTTCATCCCTGGTCTTGCTGTCTGCCAGTTGCTTGAGAAGGAACCCAATTTCGCCCGACTTCTTCAG ATTGGCGAGCAAGACTTAGCATTTGGGCTCAAATTTAATGCTAAATGTGTCATTGATTGTTATGAGAAAGATCTTGAAGATCTCCCTACTGGTCAGAGGCGTGATATTGAGTTTAAGATGGTAGAAGGTGACTTCAAAATTTTTGAAGGAAAATGGTCTATCGAACAG TGCAAGACAGGTGGTGACCAAGAGCTTGATTCTTTGGACGAATCATTTCATACAACTCTCTCCTACATTGTCGATGCTGAACCTAAGCTTTGGTTGCCTGTGCGGCTTATTGAAGGCAGACTCTGTAAGGAGATAAAAATCAACCTGCAGTCTGTTCGGGACGAAGCACAAAAAGTATATCtctcttcattttcatcttATTAA